Genomic segment of Sarcophilus harrisii chromosome 4, mSarHar1.11, whole genome shotgun sequence:
TCCAGTACTCTCTTAAAAGAGATAGGACAGGTGCAGAATGTTACAGTGGAGATGACTGTAGTAGATAGTCTTATTTAACTTTGGCGTtttattatcaaatgagatatgtaaaatgctattaagtgttttgcaaatcttaaagcgcTACATACATATTAGCTATAATATAAAAGACGTCATCatgggaaaaatgagaattaCTGGGAAGTACAGAAAACCTCTCAAAATACACATATTTTTTGTCTAAAAGAAAGCAAGATATGGGTAATCAGATAGTTAATTGTGAGCAAAAGGTCAAGGCAAGGAATGTGAAGAATAATGGTGACAATCATCTGTTAGCTGGGGGGAGTTTGTAGATAAAGGAACCAAATTGCAGAGTTGAGTTGATGCTATAGGGAACTCTATTCTAAGATGGTTCACTAAGAACAGACAGCATTTAAAAGCAAGGGATGAAAGAGAGGATTACTGAAGTCCTTGGAGTGGATGGGTGGAGCCCAGGACTCTGTTACTGCTTGTTTCTGAGCTGGGGAGAGACAGGGAAACAGGCCAGGAGCATCACGGAGGCTCTTGGCAGTATGTATACTAATCAGTGATTCTTTCCCAGGAAATCATGTGGGACCCCGTGAGCAGCCAATATAGCTCCTTCCTTTTCTGGAGAATGCCCATTCCCGAACTGGATCTGTCTGAGTTGGAGGGCCTAGGTCTGCTGGACATGTCCACCTATAAGACCCGAAACAACAGCAATGATGGGAATCTGTCTGAGAAGCCAAGTGAAGCTGTGCAGCAGAAGTATCCTGAAAACGATCCCCTTCTCGAATACAGCACCTTCAACTTCTGGAGAGCTCCTATTGCCAGCATCCACTCCTTTGAGTTGGACTTGATTTAAGGCTAAaaccttttttctccttattaccaTTTCTGTATTTTCGTTTTCTTTGGCCCCTTCCTATCAACACTTCTCTTTGGCTCTGCTTTCCTTCATCCATTGTGTTAAGGTGGTGCTAAAAGAATCTGCCATGGAATggctatttatttattgttatttatttcccTCTGGACTGTACTACCCTATGCACCCCCTTTCCCTATGAAGTCCCTCAAATCACTTTGGAAGAGGTATGGTTCTTCACAGGAAATGTCTTAGGTACCCAAATTCCTTTGGCTCCTCaaactattttagaaaataagTCTAATTGGGGGCTGGGCACAAACCAGCCTAGCTCAGAGTCAAGAGTAGAATGGTAGTAAGAGGTATAGTAAATTAATTCTTGGTCTCATTGTTACCAACTTTATAGACAAGTTTACTAGCCTTTCTAACTCTACCCCTAGGTCAGTTAGCATGGTTGGCTTTCTCACCAATCACCGAACATTCTGGGATTTTTATTTGGGATTGTCTGCTATAAAAAGGTaataaaaggtataaaaaataataaaataagcaaGTGTCTTCTCAGGCAGATAAGTAAAAGATGAAGACAAGTCCTCAGGCAATAGATGTTGAAAAAAATTGGAGTTAATGATGAAAATTCAAAGagtttaaagaaataatttggttttctccaaTTTTTATGTGCTTCTCTATTTCCCACTTAAGcaaattttgaaataatgaaagccccccccccccctcccttccatggagctattttcttttccttagctTTGTTCTTAATTGAAGCCAATGAGTAGAGATATAACAAGTTCTCTCACTAAGAAAAAACAACACTCAAATCCTAagcttttaaacttttattttgctgTTTCTGA
This window contains:
- the MLLT11 gene encoding protein AF1q, which translates into the protein MWDPVSSQYSSFLFWRMPIPELDLSELEGLGLLDMSTYKTRNNSNDGNLSEKPSEAVQQKYPENDPLLEYSTFNFWRAPIASIHSFELDLI